A single region of the Enterococcus mundtii genome encodes:
- a CDS encoding polyprenyl synthetase family protein, with translation MKLTDFSATHLPLVEEEMVSFITEYTSDVCLKESMIYSIHAGGKRIRPLALLATVASFDAKIDASAYQVAAALEMIHTYSLIHDDLPAMDNDDLRRGKPTNHKVYGEAIAILAGDGLLTGAFQLISMTHLANSPKLLLLQQLAVSAGTQGMVAGQAADIQGETKDLALEELALIHERKTGRLIRYALLAGGILAEQPEEVLVQLQQIAAHLGLAFQIRDDLLDVTSTTEALGKTAGKDERADKNTYPRLLGIEQTRAALQREIHSANRIIAELEQEVCSFDGEILRQLVKRFDEK, from the coding sequence ATGAAACTAACCGATTTTTCTGCGACTCACCTTCCTTTGGTAGAAGAAGAAATGGTTTCTTTCATTACGGAATATACTTCGGATGTATGCTTGAAAGAAAGTATGATCTATTCGATCCATGCAGGAGGAAAAAGAATCCGCCCACTTGCTTTATTAGCAACCGTGGCTTCTTTTGATGCCAAGATCGATGCTTCAGCTTATCAAGTAGCAGCAGCATTAGAGATGATCCATACGTATTCATTGATCCATGATGATCTTCCAGCAATGGATAACGATGACTTGCGTCGAGGAAAACCAACCAACCATAAAGTCTATGGGGAGGCAATCGCAATTTTAGCAGGGGATGGATTATTGACGGGTGCCTTCCAGTTGATCAGCATGACCCACTTAGCGAACTCACCAAAATTGTTATTATTGCAACAATTGGCTGTTAGTGCTGGGACACAAGGCATGGTTGCAGGCCAAGCGGCAGATATCCAAGGGGAAACGAAAGATTTGGCGCTAGAAGAACTAGCATTGATCCATGAACGAAAGACTGGACGTTTGATACGTTATGCTTTGCTAGCAGGTGGGATTTTAGCAGAACAACCAGAAGAAGTTTTGGTACAATTACAACAAATTGCCGCTCATCTTGGGTTAGCTTTTCAGATCCGTGATGATTTATTGGATGTGACTAGTACGACAGAAGCATTAGGGAAAACAGCTGGCAAGGATGAACGAGCGGATAAAAATACGTATCCACGTTTATTAGGGATCGAGCAGACAAGAGCTGCGTTGCAACGAGAAATCCATTCCGCCAATAGGATTATTGCCGAGTTAGAACAAGAAGTTTGTTCATTTGATGGAGAGATTCTTCGTCAGTTGGTCAAACGATTTGATGAGAAGTGA
- a CDS encoding arginine repressor has translation MRKKDRHRLITRLLNEQDIRKQEEFVEILKNKGISVTQATISRDIKELKLIKVPAVDGGYRYSLPAETSEDVSTKLEKLLKDAFVAVDQMEKFVILKTLPGNASAAANLIDKRYKKELFSIINDDDNVLMITRLEEDAVQLKKDFLHYL, from the coding sequence ATGAGAAAAAAAGATCGACATCGTTTGATTACTCGATTACTAAATGAACAAGATATACGTAAACAAGAAGAATTTGTTGAAATATTAAAAAATAAAGGGATTTCTGTTACACAAGCAACGATCTCAAGAGATATCAAAGAGCTTAAATTGATCAAAGTTCCCGCAGTTGATGGTGGCTATCGCTATAGTCTGCCTGCTGAAACAAGTGAAGATGTGAGCACAAAGCTAGAAAAACTATTGAAGGACGCATTTGTAGCAGTTGACCAGATGGAAAAATTTGTTATTTTAAAGACTTTGCCGGGCAATGCTTCTGCAGCTGCAAATTTAATCGATAAACGTTACAAAAAAGAATTATTCTCGATTATCAACGATGATGACAATGTGTTGATGATCACACGATTGGAAGAAGATGCTGTTCAATTAAAGAAAGATTTTCTGCATTACCTTTAA
- the nusB gene encoding transcription antitermination factor NusB, which yields MNKELSRHEIREMALQALFPLDFNTDLTKEDAIFNAIELDHQEMINEEQSEFVPVYLDTLVGGVCAKKASLDTIIEKHLKNNWRINRISKMDLIILRIAIFEMMYVDDVPATVALNEAIELAKTFSDDRSRKFVNGMLSNVLKELEAGA from the coding sequence ATGAATAAAGAGTTATCAAGACACGAGATCCGCGAGATGGCATTACAGGCATTGTTCCCATTAGATTTTAACACTGATCTGACAAAAGAAGATGCAATTTTCAATGCGATCGAGTTGGACCATCAAGAGATGATCAATGAAGAGCAATCAGAATTTGTTCCAGTATATCTAGACACACTAGTTGGTGGCGTCTGTGCAAAAAAAGCATCGTTAGACACGATCATCGAAAAGCATTTAAAAAATAATTGGCGGATCAACCGCATTTCCAAAATGGATCTGATTATTTTAAGAATCGCAATTTTCGAAATGATGTACGTGGATGACGTGCCTGCAACTGTTGCATTGAATGAAGCAATCGAGTTAGCTAAAACATTCAGTGACGACCGTTCACGTAAGTTTGTAAATGGTATGTTATCGAATGTGTTAAAAGAATTAGAAGCTGGGGCGTAA
- the recN gene encoding DNA repair protein RecN has product MLQEISITNFAIIPELRLSFHEGMTALTGETGAGKSIIIDALGLLAGGRGSSDYIRQGADKCILEGLFEWPKQEGFEALMKELGIESDGSNLIVRRDMSLAGKNVCRVNGHIVTLANLRRVGSYLVDIQGQNEHQELLQPESHLVLLDRFGDSTFQQKKRAYQEAYQAYRELERKVRKIQQNEKNYVQRIDMLNFQQEEIAAAQLEVGEEEKLREERDKLSNYQKIVDGLATAYGALSEGEQSSLDGVGMAVSEIQSIAHLDSEYEAIFDNIQSAYYLLQDAVGDMSRQIDLLELDENRLEEVTQRMETIRQLKRKYGDSVEAILAYYEEITEELDSSDFTEGQLDKMKNELTQKEEWAFQCAEELHQARKAIASDLEQSILRELKSLYMENTEFEVRFSTQANGRLDEQGFDIVEFYITTNPGEPLKPLVKVASGGELSRVLLALKTIFSSEQGVTSIIFDEVDTGVSGRVAQAIADKILKISKYSQVLCITHLPQVAAVADYQYYIVKEVVGGRTQTSVAELAAAERENEIARMLAGSEITPLTIEHAKELLRLAKK; this is encoded by the coding sequence ATGCTACAAGAAATCAGTATCACCAATTTTGCGATTATTCCTGAATTGCGTTTGTCGTTTCATGAAGGAATGACAGCATTAACAGGAGAAACCGGAGCCGGTAAGTCAATTATTATTGATGCTTTGGGCTTATTAGCAGGTGGTCGCGGATCAAGTGATTATATTCGTCAAGGTGCCGATAAATGTATTCTGGAAGGGTTGTTTGAATGGCCTAAACAAGAAGGTTTTGAAGCTTTGATGAAAGAGTTAGGGATTGAGTCCGATGGTTCAAATCTGATCGTCCGTCGAGATATGTCTTTAGCAGGTAAGAATGTTTGTCGAGTGAATGGACATATCGTGACATTAGCGAATTTGCGACGCGTAGGTAGTTATTTAGTGGATATCCAAGGTCAAAATGAACATCAGGAACTATTACAACCTGAATCACATCTTGTGTTACTTGATCGTTTTGGAGACTCGACATTCCAACAGAAAAAAAGAGCGTACCAAGAAGCCTATCAAGCGTATCGTGAACTTGAAAGAAAAGTACGTAAGATCCAACAAAACGAAAAAAACTATGTCCAACGTATCGATATGTTGAATTTCCAACAAGAAGAAATCGCAGCCGCCCAATTAGAAGTTGGTGAAGAAGAAAAACTTCGAGAAGAGCGCGATAAATTAAGTAATTATCAAAAAATCGTCGATGGTTTAGCTACTGCTTATGGGGCGCTCAGTGAAGGTGAACAAAGTAGTCTTGATGGGGTGGGAATGGCTGTTTCCGAGATCCAAAGTATTGCCCACCTTGATTCAGAGTATGAAGCAATTTTTGATAATATCCAGAGTGCCTATTATTTATTGCAAGATGCAGTAGGGGACATGAGCAGGCAAATCGATCTGCTTGAACTGGATGAGAATCGTTTGGAAGAAGTGACGCAACGCATGGAAACGATTCGCCAATTGAAGCGTAAATATGGCGATTCAGTTGAAGCTATCTTAGCCTACTATGAAGAAATCACAGAAGAATTGGATTCATCTGATTTTACAGAAGGTCAACTTGATAAAATGAAGAATGAACTGACTCAAAAAGAAGAGTGGGCGTTTCAATGTGCAGAAGAACTCCATCAAGCAAGAAAAGCGATCGCCAGTGACTTAGAACAGTCGATTCTGCGTGAATTAAAGAGTCTTTATATGGAAAACACCGAATTTGAAGTTCGTTTTTCAACGCAAGCAAATGGACGCTTAGATGAGCAAGGTTTTGATATTGTCGAATTTTATATCACGACAAATCCTGGAGAACCATTGAAGCCACTAGTCAAGGTAGCATCAGGTGGGGAATTGTCACGAGTATTACTTGCTCTGAAAACCATTTTTTCTTCGGAACAAGGTGTGACTAGTATCATTTTTGACGAAGTTGATACTGGTGTTAGTGGCAGAGTGGCACAAGCCATTGCGGATAAAATATTGAAAATATCCAAATATTCCCAAGTACTTTGTATCACGCATCTTCCTCAAGTGGCGGCGGTAGCGGATTATCAATATTACATTGTAAAAGAAGTCGTCGGCGGAAGAACACAAACATCCGTCGCCGAATTAGCTGCAGCTGAAAGAGAAAATGAAATCGCACGAATGTTAGCGGGAAGTGAAATCACGCCTTTAACGATCGAACACGCCAAAGAGTTGTTACGTTTGGCGAAAAAATAA
- a CDS encoding GlsB/YeaQ/YmgE family stress response membrane protein encodes MSWLWTLIVGAIIGAIAGAITSKGNSMGCITNIIAGLIGSTIGQAIFGNWGPSAAGMALIPSILGAVILVAVVSFFFGKRS; translated from the coding sequence ATGAGTTGGTTATGGACATTGATTGTTGGTGCAATCATTGGAGCGATTGCTGGAGCAATCACAAGTAAAGGAAATTCAATGGGATGCATCACAAATATTATTGCTGGTTTGATTGGTTCAACGATCGGTCAAGCGATTTTTGGCAACTGGGGACCAAGCGCTGCTGGTATGGCACTTATTCCATCTATTTTAGGGGCAGTGATCTTAGTTGCAGTTGTCTCATTTTTCTTTGGTAAAAGATCTTAG
- a CDS encoding bifunctional methylenetetrahydrofolate dehydrogenase/methenyltetrahydrofolate cyclohydrolase, producing the protein MSELMNGKELAEKMQAELALKVKELNERQINPGLVVLLVGENPASQVYVRNKERVANQLGIYSKVERYSQKISEDELLNEIEKYNNDPRFHGILVQLPLPKHIDEEKVLLAIDPKKDVDGFHPFNLGRLFAGNPDKIPCTPYGIMKMFEAYDIDLTGKRAVVIGRSNIVGKPMAQLLLMADATVTIAHSKTKDLPALTREADILVVAIGRGHFVTKDFVKPGAVVVDVGMNRDEDGKLIGDVKFDEVAPLASYITPVPKGVGPMTITMLMAQTVQSAEAERGEL; encoded by the coding sequence ATGTCAGAATTGATGAATGGAAAAGAATTAGCAGAAAAAATGCAAGCAGAACTTGCGTTAAAAGTAAAAGAGCTTAACGAACGACAGATCAATCCCGGATTAGTTGTTTTATTAGTTGGAGAAAATCCAGCAAGTCAAGTCTATGTTCGTAACAAAGAACGAGTTGCGAATCAATTAGGTATTTATTCAAAAGTAGAGCGTTATAGTCAAAAAATCTCCGAAGATGAGCTTCTAAATGAAATTGAAAAATATAACAATGATCCACGCTTCCATGGGATCCTTGTGCAGTTGCCTTTACCAAAACATATTGATGAAGAGAAAGTGTTATTAGCAATCGATCCTAAAAAAGATGTTGATGGTTTCCATCCATTTAATCTAGGACGTCTATTTGCAGGGAATCCTGATAAGATTCCTTGTACGCCTTATGGGATCATGAAGATGTTTGAAGCATATGATATTGATTTGACTGGCAAGCGTGCAGTAGTGATCGGTCGCAGTAATATTGTCGGTAAACCCATGGCGCAACTTTTGTTGATGGCTGATGCGACAGTCACCATTGCTCATTCAAAAACGAAAGACCTTCCAGCGTTAACACGTGAAGCAGATATACTCGTAGTAGCGATCGGGCGTGGCCATTTTGTAACAAAAGACTTCGTCAAACCAGGTGCGGTAGTTGTCGATGTGGGGATGAATCGGGATGAGGATGGAAAACTGATCGGTGATGTCAAATTCGATGAAGTCGCTCCTCTTGCAAGCTATATCACGCCTGTCCCTAAGGGAGTAGGTCCAATGACGATCACGATGTTGATGGCACAAACGGTCCAATCAGCTGAAGCAGAGCGAGGAGAGTTATGA
- a CDS encoding DUF3397 domain-containing protein produces the protein MGSFSPLVLFWYIFPAIVIFGCQFLVKIFALTRRFKVKAPDLAVPFLWGGIHALSRNTDTSSFLPFLLITILLMAICIALFQAYYYDELVYSRYFKMTWRLTFLVTLVMYIVLIVLNILSFL, from the coding sequence ATGGGTAGTTTTTCACCACTTGTATTGTTTTGGTACATCTTTCCGGCAATCGTGATTTTTGGTTGTCAATTTCTAGTAAAAATATTTGCATTGACTCGGCGTTTCAAAGTCAAAGCACCTGATTTAGCCGTTCCTTTTTTGTGGGGAGGCATCCATGCATTGTCTCGTAATACCGATACGTCTTCATTTTTGCCCTTTTTATTGATCACTATCCTTTTAATGGCAATCTGTATCGCGTTATTCCAAGCTTATTATTATGACGAACTTGTGTATTCACGTTATTTCAAAATGACTTGGCGTCTTACTTTTTTGGTAACCTTAGTCATGTATATCGTTTTGATCGTCCTAAACATTCTTTCGTTTCTCTAG
- the xseA gene encoding exodeoxyribonuclease VII large subunit, producing MTQEYLTVTTLTKYLKRKFEADPYLERVYLTGEISNFRMRANAHQYFSLKDDHAKISAIMFKGAFQKLRFQPKEGMKVLVIGRISLYEASGSYQIYVEHMEPDGVGALYQELEERKEKLMKEGLFAGPKKALPRFPKRIAVLTSPSGAVIRDIITTVKRRYPIAQLVLFPTVVQGNQAADDVVRNIQRVEALGNFDTMIIGRGGGSIEDLWPFNEERVARAIYQAKTPSISSVGHETDTTIADLVADVRAATPTAAAELAVPVLSEELMRIKERQARLEQGFLRQIQRKQERFARSRQSYVFRQPERLYEGQTIKLDQLRQRLYQATQQIYHAKEKQTMTLSHQLQQVAPIYRVKSAKQETSYLEKRLEEKMYQYMQQQQQKFQQTVQSLDLLSPLKIMGRGYSYTTLHDQVAKSVDEIQVGDELVIHYADGQVKGKVEQIKKETE from the coding sequence ATGACGCAAGAATATTTAACAGTTACCACCTTAACCAAATATTTGAAACGAAAATTTGAAGCAGATCCATATCTGGAAAGAGTTTATCTAACTGGCGAAATCTCGAATTTCCGTATGCGAGCGAATGCGCATCAATATTTCAGTTTAAAAGATGATCATGCAAAAATCTCTGCGATCATGTTCAAAGGTGCTTTCCAAAAGTTACGTTTTCAACCAAAAGAGGGCATGAAAGTGTTGGTGATCGGTCGGATCTCCCTTTACGAGGCCAGCGGTTCTTATCAAATTTACGTGGAACATATGGAACCTGATGGCGTCGGTGCGTTATATCAAGAGCTAGAAGAACGAAAAGAGAAATTGATGAAAGAAGGTCTATTTGCTGGACCTAAAAAGGCATTGCCGAGATTTCCAAAACGCATCGCCGTTTTAACAAGTCCTAGTGGTGCGGTCATTCGTGATATTATCACGACGGTCAAACGCCGTTACCCAATCGCGCAACTTGTTTTGTTCCCAACTGTTGTGCAAGGAAACCAAGCAGCAGATGATGTCGTCCGCAATATCCAACGCGTTGAAGCGTTAGGAAATTTCGATACAATGATCATCGGACGTGGTGGTGGGTCGATCGAGGATCTTTGGCCTTTCAATGAAGAACGGGTGGCTCGTGCGATTTATCAAGCAAAAACACCGAGCATCTCTTCTGTCGGTCATGAGACAGATACGACGATTGCTGACTTAGTGGCTGATGTTCGAGCAGCGACACCGACGGCAGCAGCTGAGCTGGCTGTTCCAGTATTATCGGAAGAGTTGATGCGGATCAAGGAAAGACAAGCCCGCTTAGAGCAAGGGTTTTTACGCCAAATCCAACGAAAACAAGAGCGGTTTGCCCGCTCAAGACAATCCTATGTCTTTCGCCAACCTGAACGACTTTATGAGGGACAAACGATCAAGCTAGATCAATTGCGGCAACGCTTGTATCAAGCAACGCAACAAATTTACCATGCGAAAGAAAAACAAACCATGACCTTAAGTCATCAGTTGCAACAAGTTGCACCAATTTATCGAGTGAAATCAGCCAAGCAAGAAACAAGCTACTTAGAAAAACGACTAGAAGAAAAAATGTACCAATATATGCAACAACAGCAACAAAAGTTTCAACAGACGGTTCAATCACTTGATTTACTTAGTCCTTTAAAAATCATGGGTAGAGGGTATAGCTACACCACGTTGCATGATCAGGTGGCAAAAAGTGTCGATGAGATCCAAGTCGGTGATGAGTTAGTCATTCATTATGCAGATGGACAGGTCAAAGGCAAAGTGGAACAGATCAAAAAGGAGACAGAATAA
- a CDS encoding TlyA family RNA methyltransferase, which translates to MEKERVDVLAVKQGLFETREQAKRSVMAGLIYNEKNERFDKPGEKIPVSSELKVKGKKLPYVSRGGLKLEKALKQFDLTVKDKVLLDIGASTGGFTDAALQNGAKMSYALDVGYNQLAWKIRQDPKVVVMERVNFRYAKPEDFDQGVPEVAVIDVSFISLKLMLPPLHAILKPEGEVIALIKPQFEAGREAVGKNGIVREATTHQQVIEQILTFATEQGFDVLDLSYSPITGGEGNIEFLAHLKKVSDKGTIYANVDPAHIVEMAHEQFTHKR; encoded by the coding sequence ATGGAAAAAGAACGAGTAGATGTATTAGCCGTCAAACAAGGGCTATTTGAAACAAGGGAACAAGCAAAACGTTCCGTGATGGCAGGGTTGATCTATAATGAAAAAAATGAACGTTTTGATAAACCAGGAGAAAAAATCCCCGTTAGTAGTGAATTAAAAGTCAAAGGGAAAAAATTGCCGTATGTTTCTCGTGGTGGGTTGAAACTAGAAAAAGCATTAAAACAATTTGATCTAACAGTCAAAGATAAAGTATTGCTTGATATTGGGGCATCCACGGGAGGGTTTACCGATGCTGCCTTACAAAATGGAGCAAAAATGAGCTATGCCTTAGATGTAGGCTACAATCAGTTAGCATGGAAAATCAGACAAGATCCAAAAGTGGTCGTGATGGAACGTGTTAACTTTCGTTATGCAAAACCTGAAGACTTTGATCAAGGTGTACCAGAAGTCGCTGTCATTGATGTATCATTCATCTCTTTGAAGCTGATGCTACCGCCATTACATGCAATTTTGAAGCCAGAGGGTGAAGTAATTGCATTGATCAAACCACAATTTGAAGCAGGTAGAGAAGCGGTCGGTAAAAATGGCATTGTTCGAGAAGCAACAACCCATCAACAAGTCATCGAACAAATTTTGACGTTTGCCACAGAGCAAGGGTTTGATGTATTAGATCTAAGTTACTCTCCTATTACAGGTGGAGAAGGAAATATTGAATTTTTAGCGCACTTAAAAAAAGTATCAGATAAAGGAACAATCTATGCGAACGTTGATCCAGCTCACATCGTTGAAATGGCTCATGAACAATTCACGCATAAGCGGTAG
- a CDS encoding M24 family metallopeptidase: MMLRVEKLRKKMREANLDSFLVTSPYNLRYLTNFTGTTGLAVITLEKAFFITDFRYTEQAAAQAQGFEIIKNVAPIFEEVADLTRKEGLKNLAFEERTVSFLEYSVLEELLDAELIPVSDMIEELREVKDEDELVIIEKACSIADMAYDHILKMIQPGMTEIEVANQLDFYMRSLGASGVSFETIVASGVRSAMPHGVASQKIIEQGDMITIDFGCYYEGYVSDMTRTFAVGDPGEQLKEIYQIVLDAQLAVLEAAKPGVTGIQLDAVARDYISKYGYGEAFGHSTGHGIGLEIHEGPNVSARAEKPFVVGNVITDEPGIYLPGIGGVRIEDDLLITAEGNRVLTHSPKELIIL; this comes from the coding sequence ATGATGTTACGAGTAGAAAAGTTACGCAAAAAAATGCGAGAAGCGAATCTAGATTCATTTTTAGTGACAAGTCCTTACAATCTCCGCTATTTGACTAATTTTACAGGAACGACTGGGTTAGCGGTCATCACATTAGAGAAAGCCTTCTTTATTACGGACTTCCGTTATACAGAACAAGCAGCTGCGCAAGCGCAAGGTTTTGAGATCATCAAAAATGTCGCGCCGATTTTTGAGGAAGTCGCTGATTTGACTCGAAAAGAAGGATTGAAGAATCTAGCATTTGAAGAACGTACAGTTTCATTTTTAGAGTATTCAGTATTGGAAGAATTACTGGATGCAGAGTTGATCCCAGTTTCTGACATGATCGAAGAATTACGGGAAGTAAAAGATGAAGATGAATTAGTGATCATTGAAAAAGCTTGTAGCATCGCTGATATGGCTTATGATCATATCCTTAAAATGATCCAACCAGGGATGACAGAGATCGAGGTCGCGAATCAATTAGATTTCTATATGCGTTCACTAGGTGCATCAGGTGTGTCTTTTGAAACCATCGTGGCAAGTGGTGTTCGTTCAGCAATGCCACACGGAGTGGCTAGCCAAAAGATCATTGAACAAGGTGATATGATCACGATCGATTTTGGTTGCTATTATGAAGGATACGTTTCTGACATGACACGTACGTTTGCAGTCGGCGATCCTGGAGAACAATTGAAAGAAATCTATCAAATCGTTTTAGATGCCCAATTGGCAGTTCTAGAAGCAGCGAAACCTGGAGTGACAGGTATCCAACTGGATGCAGTAGCAAGAGACTACATCAGCAAATACGGCTATGGAGAAGCATTTGGCCACTCCACTGGACATGGTATCGGCTTAGAGATCCATGAAGGTCCTAATGTATCTGCGCGAGCAGAGAAACCATTTGTTGTGGGCAATGTCATTACGGATGAACCAGGAATCTACTTACCAGGAATCGGTGGCGTCCGGATCGAAGATGACTTATTGATCACTGCTGAAGGAAACCGGGTATTGACTCACTCACCAAAAGAATTGATCATTTTGTGA
- a CDS encoding exodeoxyribonuclease VII small subunit — MANPTFEESLQELEKIVMQLEQGDVPLESALDAFKRGMELSKQCQDTLSKAEETLTKMMTETNEEITFDEKEGTQ, encoded by the coding sequence ATGGCAAATCCAACATTTGAAGAATCATTGCAAGAATTAGAAAAAATCGTCATGCAATTAGAGCAAGGAGACGTTCCATTAGAATCAGCGTTAGATGCGTTCAAAAGAGGAATGGAATTAAGTAAGCAATGTCAAGATACTCTTTCTAAAGCAGAAGAAACCCTTACAAAAATGATGACTGAGACGAATGAAGAGATCACTTTTGACGAGAAAGAGGGGACACAATGA
- a CDS encoding DUF4044 domain-containing protein — protein MREKKQTSTFAKVTKLVIWTMLILTIGSVVLTAVISVM, from the coding sequence ATGCGAGAAAAAAAACAAACAAGCACTTTTGCGAAAGTCACAAAATTAGTGATTTGGACAATGTTGATTTTGACAATCGGTTCAGTCGTTCTAACTGCTGTAATCAGTGTCATGTAA
- a CDS encoding Asp23/Gls24 family envelope stress response protein has translation MADEKNLVLHANQDLGEIVIAPEVIEVIIGIAASKVEGVYGMRGTFASNVTELLGRAAHGKGVYLVNDEEGLKVDLYCYLEYGVSVPKVAMEMQDRVHQEVLFMTDIALAEVNIHVVAVVPEKLEQPAIDELFEDEEEENE, from the coding sequence ATGGCAGACGAAAAAAACTTAGTCTTACATGCTAATCAAGATTTAGGAGAAATCGTGATTGCACCAGAAGTGATCGAAGTCATTATCGGTATTGCAGCTTCTAAAGTCGAAGGGGTCTACGGAATGCGTGGGACTTTTGCTAGCAATGTCACAGAATTGCTAGGTCGCGCAGCGCATGGTAAAGGTGTATATTTAGTCAATGACGAAGAAGGTTTGAAAGTTGACTTATATTGTTATTTAGAATATGGCGTATCAGTACCAAAAGTAGCGATGGAAATGCAGGATCGTGTTCACCAAGAAGTACTTTTCATGACCGACATTGCATTAGCTGAAGTCAATATCCATGTCGTAGCAGTTGTACCAGAAAAATTGGAACAACCAGCAATCGATGAACTTTTTGAGGACGAAGAGGAAGAAAATGAATAA
- a CDS encoding magnesium transporter CorA family protein, with amino-acid sequence MIKYFTLEDQKLVDSMEETAETIWYCVERPTEEEINQLIKQFQIPKDYLTSVLDDAENSRVEEFNQEKLTKPALVLLQYPFPKTSPSGYFQVDTYPFSIILTPKKKLITITNHEPLFLKKVFHQTFQRNDLSTTLNIFMQLLWQITQSYNTYLSTLLAQCDLLETQLKVSTENKQLYQIMDIQKSLVYFKEATASNLEALQQLAENQSVKNNHAMMNHLRDVIIETEQAKTTARIRLKLVEQMNQTFSAIISNNLNNIMKILTSLTIILTIPTIIGSIYGMNIKLPIAERDDAFLWLILLTVIISLLTTYYLKKGKFL; translated from the coding sequence ATGATAAAGTATTTTACACTTGAAGACCAGAAATTGGTTGATTCAATGGAAGAAACGGCTGAAACCATTTGGTATTGTGTCGAGCGACCCACAGAAGAAGAAATCAATCAATTGATCAAACAGTTCCAAATACCTAAAGATTACCTCACGTCTGTCTTAGACGATGCAGAAAACTCCAGGGTAGAAGAATTTAATCAAGAAAAGCTGACAAAACCAGCATTGGTATTATTACAATACCCTTTTCCAAAAACAAGTCCTAGCGGATATTTCCAAGTAGATACTTATCCGTTTTCGATTATTCTCACGCCCAAAAAGAAGCTTATCACAATTACGAATCACGAACCACTTTTTTTGAAAAAAGTCTTTCATCAAACGTTTCAAAGAAACGATCTTTCGACCACTCTAAATATTTTTATGCAGTTACTTTGGCAGATCACTCAGTCCTATAACACTTATCTTTCTACCTTACTTGCCCAATGTGATCTGTTGGAGACACAACTAAAAGTCTCAACTGAAAATAAGCAATTGTATCAAATCATGGATATCCAAAAAAGCTTGGTTTATTTCAAAGAAGCGACTGCCTCGAATCTTGAAGCGTTACAACAACTAGCCGAGAACCAATCGGTAAAAAATAATCACGCGATGATGAATCACCTCAGAGACGTGATTATCGAAACAGAACAAGCAAAGACCACCGCTCGTATCCGCTTAAAGCTTGTCGAACAGATGAACCAAACATTCTCTGCCATCATTTCAAACAACTTAAATAATATTATGAAAATTTTAACTTCTTTAACGATTATCTTAACGATTCCAACAATCATTGGAAGTATTTACGGTATGAATATTAAACTACCAATTGCCGAAAGGGATGATGCTTTTCTTTGGTTGATACTATTGACCGTGATCATTTCACTTCTGACCACTTATTATTTGAAAAAAGGTAAGTTTTTATAG